The DNA region ataatatgtgtaCTAATATGGAAACCACATTGCAGAATCCAATCAAATCGAATTGAGAAAGGGAAACCAGCGAGTTATTCCTGGAAATTTGTGTTCTGGGATTGACAGGCAGAGAGAGGGGAGACTAACCTTTATATAGCCTTTCTATGAACGATATAGAACAGAGTAAACATAGCATATTTATCAGGAAGATTAGGGCCAATAATTTCTATCATACTTGGTTTCGGGGAGATGAAAACCGAATCATTCCGAATCACAGGATAAATGCCATGTATTATTGTGTTTTGTCGCATATCTTTCACCATAGCTCCAACATAATCCATGCCAGGTTCTCTCATATGAGCTTTTGATCAGAGCAGAATCCAGATTTCATGGAGCAAACAATACAGAGAGCGAGACTCAAGGCACCTCAATTCAAAGACATGAATGTCCTGTCCAAAcagaaaagaggaagagaaagaagagactTTTCCCAGAagttgactttttttttttttttaaagacaGAGCTGTTGACATTCCTTTTCAttcaaagaaattttttattgtccATGAGAGTACGGTGAGTTAGGACCCACCTTAGGTTTGGGGCCTATCCTCTGCAAAACAAAGGAGGCTCCATTCGAAAGTGTCGAAAGTGATAGGGTCTCAGGTACCATATCCCTAGGTAGGATTAGTACAGATTGCCTTTACAAATAAATACTGAGCCAAATATAAGTCAGAACACAACTGAGAAACTTGATCCAACTGCTCGATCCTCGCTCGCAGGCAGAAGTAAGTTCATGTGATCTTTACATGACCCTACCGGCTAACAGGGATGGATCTAGGAGTTCGGCCCCCGGGGGGAGGGGACATTGTAAAGCCGGGGGACGACAAATTCGATATAACACATGAACAATTTTATGACTTTCCCGATTCCAAGGGGACACAATCACCCCCACCCCAAACAACCCCAAATCCATCCCTGCGGGCTAATAGTTTATGTCCACGATCAATTTTTTGAGCCAGTTGTTGTGACTGCACAAAACtatttaaaatcaaaagagaAAGAATACCAAACTTCCACTTCAAAAATTAGAATCAGTTTGGCAACTGCAATCTGCATTCAAGGGCAACCAGAGGTAGGCGATTCTGTTGGTGGCTCCGCGCCTATAAGATCTCACGCCAGTAAATTATTTGATGCAGACATTTAAACTTCCCTCTAGACGTGAAAGGATAAGAAGTCTTCCAGAAGAAGCTAAGATAggaaataattaaagaaaaagatcacAGAGAAGAGGGCATGAGACCCATTGAAGCTTTACCTGATGTTTACTGGACATCTAAATTGGGAGCTAATGGTTCAAGGACGAGTTGAAACACTGAGCTGCTTATCTCTGCAAGTTCATCAGAAAAATCAGCGTGAGCTActtagcaaaaataaaaacaggGAATAAGAACTCAATTGAGTCATGTCACCTCATTGTTTGGAGGCTATCTGATGCTTGCTCAGTCAAAGCTTCTATCGCTATCGATGATTTCGAAGGGAACATATGCATCCTCAGATTGAGTTACTGGACTCTGAGAATCTCGTTCAAGTTCCACTTTCAAGTTCCACTTTCAAGTTCCATCAGGTCAGGGACATACCCAGATGATTTTAACAACTTAACCAGTCCCTTCAACACATCATATATAGTATCTTTATCGGGATGTCTCTCATCTAAGGAAAAGAACTCGACAACACCATCCGCGAGCTCAATCGAGCTACATCCTGGCGGTTTCCTGAACCCAGTTTCCTTCACCGCAAGCTTCAGCCTTGCCATGTCCTTCCATCTCCCAAGATCCCCATATATATTGGATAACATGACATAGTTTGAAGGGTTTTCTGGTTCAATTTCGATAAGCCGCTCAAGAGCAAGTTCAGCTACTTCTACATTCTTGTAAATCTTACATGCTCCTAACAGGGCAGTCCAAATTACAGCATCGGCTTTTATAGGCATCTTACCCACAAAATCAACAGCCTGGGCTAAAAGACCAGCTCGCCCTAGCAGATCGACCATACACCCATAATGCTCGATCTTGGGTTCTATTAAGTAATCATCAAtcattgattgaaaataagaaaaaccaTCAGTAACCAATCCCATATGCGTGCAAGCACATAAGACACCCACAAATGTGATTCCATCAGGGTTTACATCAGTATGCTTCATCTGCTGAAACATACTTAATGCTTCTGATCCACGACTGTGAACTGCCAAGCAATTTATAATGGTGTTCCAAGAAATCAGATCCTTTCTCTCCATCCTCATGAACACATCAACGGCATTCGCCACGATCCCACATTTTGCATACATGTCCATAAGAGCATTACCAACATATACATTTCCTCTGTAGCCGTTATTATCTGAATAAACATGGATCCACTGGCCCAAATCAAGAGCTCGTAGCTTCGCACAAGCAGACAATACTGTTACAAGTGTAGCATCATTTGGTCTCACATTGGCCTCGATCCACATCCTCTTAAAGGAGTCTAAAACCTTTGAGAGGTCACCACTACGTGAGTAGCCCCCAATCAAACCATTCCAAGAAAAGACATTCCTTTCAGGCATCTCCTCAAACAATGCCTCACAAGAACCGATATCCCCATTACTTGCATACCCATTCAGCATTGTGTTCCACGACATCACATCCCTGTTGGGCATCTGATGAAAAAGCTTTCTTGCTTCCACCATGTCCCCAATCTCGATATAACCCGAAACCATCGTGTTCCACAACACAATATCCCGTCCAGGAGCCAAGTCAAATAAACTCCTCGCAGAAACTATATCTCCACACGAAATGTACCCATTGACCATTGAAGTCCAAGCAACCACATTTCGGTCATGCAGCTCACTAAAGGCCTTAAAAGCAGAGCTGATTTCTCCCCCACCCGAGTACATATCTATCAATGAAGTGCCTATAAAAGGGTTACCCCTGAACCCAGCCTTGATCACGAAACAGTGAACTTCTCTGCCTTCCACCAAAGCGCCAATCTTCCCACAAGATTTCAGAATTATAGGGAATGTGAAGCAATTGGGCACAACATCCATCCCCTTCATGTAACCAAACAAAGCCACAACGTTACTGTACATCTCATTCCGACAGTACCCTTTGAACATGGCGTTCCAGAGAGAGACATGCGGGTCGGGAATTTGGTCGAACACCTTGCGCGCATAACCGATTTCCTTCGTTTCAAAGCACAAGGAGATGACCTTCGGGCCGATGTAATCGTTGTGTTCGAATCCATGAACCACCAGTTGGGCTTGTACTTGGTGAAGCTGCTTCGGAACCTTGCATGACTGCAGAAGAGTGATGAATTTGGCTTCTAATGCCCTGTGGGGAGTCTCCTGAGCTGATTGCTTCGGTGGGTTCGCCATTTTGGCAGAGCGTAAATGCAAGTGTCTGCTGAGATTCCTCGAGACGGAAGAAGTCATTCCCGAAGAGCTCCGAGCTTAACGGAGAGATTCCATGGCCATGGCGGTTCCTCTGAAGAAGAGCATGCGGCCAACTTCCACTGGCGCCAGAATCTTGAGCGGGAACttcattgatttttattagttagtttaatttaatttaatttagtttttcaattttctatattataaattttgaaaaaaaataaaaatcgatCTTCACATTGATGTGGCACTTTAAAGATCAGTTTGAATATCGTAATGTCAATATTATTTTAGTAGGAAGTGAGATTTCCTGACGAAATTCAAGATATTTTATCGTTTTTGTTAGAACGTTTTGACAATTCcgattatttatttagattcACAGGCAAATACTAAGAAAGTGATATGAACATTGAAAAGAGATGCGTAAACCTCGGGAAGAAAGAATTGAACTTATTCCACATTTGAAGACAACAACCTACAAATGCTCGAATGAAGATAGGAAAGTGATCATGTCGGAGTATCGATTTTCTTTTGAAGGTATCTAAGCAACTTTGCAGCCGAAAAAACCGGCTTGTCCCTAGACCTTATGCACGCCCGTGCTACATCTAGAAGGTTCTCTAGCTCTCTCGAACTGTAGTCGCTCCCGAGATCGGGGTCTATCAGATTGTGTACTGATCCTCCAAGACGGTTCTCTTGTACCCATTGAATCAAATCGAAGCCTCCCTCCTCGGAGGACTGGCCCGTGATGAGCTCCAGGATCAGCACTCCGAGCTGGAAGATTATGTTGTTGCACTGTGATCCCGTACGATCTGAGAGGAGCATGAGAATATCGGTTATTGGTTACAAAATCTGAATCACAAAACATCAAAGGTTAATCAAAACATGAAAACGTAGTATTGCTATTTACCTTCTGAGCATTTCGTGTGGGGTGCGTTCGTAGAATTGCCAGAAGACCCAAGAAACCCGACATCGGATAGCTGAGACAatgagaaaaagagaaaaagaggtgGTCATTTGCTGCTACAGGCAGGTCCGGTAGCAGAACAAGGGAGCGAATGGATTCCATTACCTTGGCCGTAAAGTCCTCATCAAGCATGATATTACTTGAGCTAATGGAAACATGATAGATCGGAGGATCATTGAAGAGAAGCAGATACTCCTGCAGAACAGGATTAACAGAGCTGAGATTTCCCCGAATTAGAGCCCCTCCAGATTGAATAAGAGTAAACATTCTGTGAAATTACATGTGTACCGATGTATATGCATTGACGACTCACCAAAGCTGCAGCCACACCGACGGCTATCTGTCTTCTCGTCTTCCAGTTCAGGGGAGTCCTGAGAGGATCTGCAAGGAGCCACTTGGTCAGCACGGAAGTAGATCTTAGAAATATCGAGAATAATTTCACCAGGATTACCATTAAGGTGATCTTTCAAGCTTCCATTCTCGATATTTTCAAACACAAGCAAACTGCGGGGATATGAAATCATTCGTCAGGCCAGCTAAAAGCAAAACTGCGACGACTATCTTAAATCATAGTGAAAGCAGATACTGGACCTCTTCTGTTCCATGGAAAATCCTATCAGTGGAAGGAGATGGCGGTGATGCAACCGTCCCAAGAGTTGCACTTCCCTATAGAACACGTCTTTTGTTTGTTCGAAATCCTTTATTTCTTTAACAAGAGCGAGCTCACCATCTCGAAATTTGGCCTTATAGGCAGCACCATGAGCACTGCTGTAGATAATCCGGCAAAATCCATCAGTGGCCTTCTTTATGTCCTTGTATGAAAAGCGCCTCACAAACGAAACTGGGCCTGCAGTGGAAGATACAATGAGAAGATTAGCAACTTCTCGATAGAATTCAGACCTCAGCTCGAGATGCTTAGAAAAGGAACCGCAATGAAGACATCTCCAAACTATGGCAGACGGAGCCCCGAAGTTCAAAATCATCAGAAATGAGTTCACGTCCGCATCTCGTTTGTGTTTAAGCTTCTCATGGTAGCAACTACTACAGATTCAGAAAGATCAAACTCCATGGATTTTAAGCATATATTAACTAAATTCATTCGATTGAATCACGAAAATCTGTGTCAAGCTTTTCGTCATATGCTAACGAACAATATAAAAAGCAAATCCTCCAGAATTAAAATGTCAATCTTCGCAAGAGAATTCTTCCAAAAAAGGAAAGTAGATCCACCTTTTAATACTTCGTTTTCAGCTAACGTAATTCGAGCAAGTGAACTTGAAGATAACGCAAAATCATACAATGAATCAAGGCAGCAATGCTACAGAGACGCATCATCTGAACGACAATTCCAATATCAAATCAATCAGCTGCAACGCTTTAAACCACGCATAATTCTGACTATTTCTACTCGgaaactcgtgttttcacgccatcacaatcacaatcacagaGAGCGAGAGCGAGCTGACTAGTGTTTCAGCCCGCATACAAGAATCTTATACAGCACATAACCACCGCTTCAAGCTCGTAATTCACACAATTGAATTCGTCAGAACTCCGAAACTGCATCAAACGACACCAAACGAAAGCACAGAGCGCCAAGCAACCGCGCACTAACAGCGAGGGATTGGGAAGGGAGGAAGTGGAGAGTTGGGAGAGTCAACCTGGAGGAGGAGAACGATGAAGACACGAGTGGATCTTGCGGATCAACCGATCGACGCCATTGTCAGCATCAGCAATAAAAGCCGCcatgagaggatttcttgggAATCGACAGATTCGATGGAAAAGTCGGAGGAAATTCCAATTCGAACAAGTGGCACTGAAGGAAgcttcttcgtcttctttctatctctctctctctctctctctctctctctgtcatAGTCATGGCGGCGTCGTCTTCTTCTTTCGTCATTTTCGgtccctttaaaaaaaaaaaatttgggggCGCAGACCAGATTCGTACCCGCCTGCCTCGCGGTTAGTTATCAACTCCTCGAGGTCCGTGAAGAGAGAGTAGAGATTTCTCGGTTTATATATGGTGTCCTTGCccaatttagtttttttttttttgacaaattCTATAATGGAAtccaaaattatattttatgatgGAATGTtagttataatattttaattcataGATCTTTCGATGTCATCATAAATCTATTGAGCAACATGtaaagtacaataaaataggAGACAATTCTTCGGAACATTGAGCTATACACATGACCCACCATGAACCCCCAATGAGAGGACATGTAATAAAGAAGGTCCAGCCAAAGGGATCAGCTAAAGCAATTCTAATTTTGTGACCCTCATGGAATAAGGTCCTATCGAAactagaaaattaattagggttagggtttcTCTTTCCCTTGGGGGGTTAATTTCGGAAATAATGTGGATGAGTACGTAGCTAGGGTTTGGTGCCCAGTGACTCTGTCGTGCATGGTTGGTGAGTGACATGCAATACATTGGCACTAAGGAGCAAAGCTATGATAGCTACAGTTCATTTGAATgcaattttaattgattttacgAGTTTCCAAAAGGTTGCCAAAAATTGGGCCATCTCCCACGCATTCAAGTTGTGCTTAAAGAATGAAAAGGACGAATGAGAAAAGTGTACTCATTTATCCGAGAAGTTATTGGATGATCCTACCTCGTCATGTGGTGTGAGGAAACCCCAATCAAAATGCATGAAATCAGAAATTTGCTGCTAATCACTTGaataattgtcataattattcttcattaaaGTATTCTTATTGGTTCTTACAGgatcatctaaaattttcacataTGTCCCCTTCAATCTTATTGTGTGTAAATAATGGACGGATGAGATTAAAAGTTTGTGAGATTTAATAGTTGAAATTAATGTTTTATCATTAAACACAAGTTGAAGTTCCATTACAGAATCTACCATTTTTTAAAGTACTTCCTATAATAATCTTTCCCATGAAATATTTACCACAATAGTCTTAggtaatttctttttgtttttaaacTTGTTACGATAAAAATGTATCAACGCAAGTGCATACTATTGTTCAAGTAATAAAGTGAGAGTAAGAGTATCGTTTCTACAGGGGCCTAACTCAACTTCTATTGAGTACTAAAATTGTGTCAGTCTACTATTATCCAAACAATCCAATGTTCATATGATTTTtctaaactaattaaaatgaGACAATTTAACTAAGATTTAAAATCAATGATAATGGACCTAGGGTAGACAATTTCATTTAACAATTAATTTCAAGTCAATCCCTCTCTCCTAATCAAGTTATTAATCTAAGATTCTAACGTCTTCCTATCCCTCTCCCGAGCATCATAGGAACGTACTCTCTTGTAAATGATCGCTCACTCTATTCCTAGGTAAGATGATTAGCGAGAACCCATTACAAATCAATCCTAATTCAACTACCTAAGGCGAGCAGGTATATTCATATTCTTTTTGTTAATAATCCCGTCTTCCGATCAAGACTAACTTAGGCTATTCTTATCACGGCTAAACCTAGAATTCCCCTCCCGAGTTCATCTAGATTATTAAATCATCTCAATCGATGGCCAATCAATTGAAAAGCATTAAGCATGAATAGGAATAAACAACTAAAATTTCATTCGACAAAAATCCAGAGAGAGTTCACGACTCTCTGTAACCCTAAGCAAAAGAAATTAGTTTATGctagaaataacaaaatacATCATTCTAGATCGATAAGATAACATGAATATCGAGTTAACAAGAGTTCAAAAAAATGTTCTAAGTCCGGCTGTCACTCGAAGACTCTGTCTTCGTTCTCGATCTCTTGTTCTTTCCTCGTGTGTATATTCTTCTCTCTAACCGTCCTTAGGCGTCTCCCCCTTTTGAAAACGTCCAGCCTCAAATCTTCCAACAATCCCCCAAAATTCCTCTCAAATCTCTCTTCCTTATATGTCCTTATTTTCCTAAATCTTTTTAACAAGCACccacatatttttataatttttctttagaCCCCATGTGGATGAAATAAACCCCTAGCTGCAGAACTAAGTCGTCCAAGGGCAGCAACAATGGTGCTGCAGCTCCAGATTCGGCGCCTAAGCATCAGTAGTTTTGTCCAACTCCGCGCGTTAACCTTTAACTTTCTATATTTTCCTCAACCGAGCTCGAAATGATGAAATGTTTGAACCATCACGCTCCTGAATCGACAAGCTTTCCAACGATATCcaatttgcacaaaattcTTCAAGTTTAACCCGTCcaaaaatattaagaaataaGAGGCGGTAATGACCGATCAACTAAATGACTCATAATgactggaaactaataaaaactACCGAGATTTATCAAAATTGTTATGAATGAAAACTAAACTAAAAACCACTAAAACAAAGCTAAACTCGAAATACTAGCCTTAATTATGCCCATAAAAAGTGTTCCACAACTCTATCTTCATAGAGTTATCAAAAGTCCCTGaaactttttcattatttttatttaggtCCCTTTTAGAAacatataaattgaaaaataaaaagaaaaacacaaaaagATCTTAATCACTTTGCGGAAAATATTGTGGGTGGCGGGGGCTCTAGAGGTAGGTAAGGTTCAGTTCTGTTTGCTCGTgtcaaactttttaaaaaaaatctcaatttaGTCTAAGTGAAAAATTCGaatcttaatcactttgtgataaaaaaaaattagccaaaaattttacatgaatatggCGATTCCCATCTCACTATCCGGAGTGGTCATGGTCAATATTGGGGTGGGACCCTAGGAgtgtacaaaaaaaaaccaaaaaatcaACTCAAGTTGCCAAGTCGAATCGATTCTAACAAAGAAGAACCGAACCTCTCAAACCGATTCTAGTTCAAAGCAGTTTTTAATCGAAAAGCAATTCGATTAATGTTCACCAAACTGAACCACTTTGGTTAATGTTATTTTCGtcaaaaaatactaaaataacTAAAGTAAGTCCACTAAGATAGTAAAATAACtcaataatttgaaaattaaataaaaaaatacgaaACTAAAATCAATCCGATTTACGATTTGGCTCATAAAAATTGTGTCCAATTGAGCCGAACCCATTTAGTTCTATCTAAGttttaatgtaatttttaacaaaaaaatcagttaattgaataaaaaatgggTTATGTTTGATTCGATTTTTTCCTCATAAAGTGGTTATAGTTTGGACTTGCAACCTCGATCAGTACTGAAGCATTTTTTAGCCAAAAATTTGAAACATTATTTTTTAGCATGATTTTCAAACCAAACCGCGGCATGCCCCATACCTAGGGGTGGCAATTTatgtcgtgtcgtgtttatacgtgtcgtgtctaaacgggttcgtgtcattcaagtcataacccgtacacgacacgtttattaaacgggtcaggttttggaaacccgtacacgacacgtttatatccgtgtcaacccgtttagacacatTTAAACCTatttatcgaaacgtgtcacAATAGGTACACGTGtccatacacgacacgattataaccggttatccgaacacgttaacacgacccgtttatccaATCAATCCGGTTATCCGGACACATtaacacgacacgtttatccGACCAACCCGATTatccgaacacgttaacacgacctaTTTATTCGACACGTTAGGGTTAATGGGTTACACgattaaataacacgattaatCGAAGGGTTAGTCAAAGggtattttggtaaatttagTTAAATAAACGGGTTAATGGGTTACACgattaaataacacgattaaacacgtctaaataaacaggtttaatcgtgtataatcgggttatACGGGTTCAACCCGTTAAGACATGCTTAttaatcgtgtctaaacgggttgaacccgtttagaccgaaTATCAAAAAACCTCAACCCGAACCCGTTTAACTTCGTGTCGTATCCatgtc from Punica granatum isolate Tunisia-2019 chromosome 3, ASM765513v2, whole genome shotgun sequence includes:
- the LOC116200658 gene encoding pentatricopeptide repeat-containing protein At3g29230-like, translating into MTSSVSRNLSRHLHLRSAKMANPPKQSAQETPHRALEAKFITLLQSCKVPKQLHQVQAQLVVHGFEHNDYIGPKVISLCFETKEIGYARKVFDQIPDPHVSLWNAMFKGYCRNEMYSNVVALFGYMKGMDVVPNCFTFPIILKSCGKIGALVEGREVHCFVIKAGFRGNPFIGTSLIDMYSGGGEISSAFKAFSELHDRNVVAWTSMVNGYISCGDIVSARSLFDLAPGRDIVLWNTMVSGYIEIGDMVEARKLFHQMPNRDVMSWNTMLNGYASNGDIGSCEALFEEMPERNVFSWNGLIGGYSRSGDLSKVLDSFKRMWIEANVRPNDATLVTVLSACAKLRALDLGQWIHVYSDNNGYRGNVYVGNALMDMYAKCGIVANAVDVFMRMERKDLISWNTIINCLAVHSRGSEALSMFQQMKHTDVNPDGITFVGVLCACTHMGLVTDGFSYFQSMIDDYLIEPKIEHYGCMVDLLGRAGLLAQAVDFVGKMPIKADAVIWTALLGACKIYKNVEVAELALERLIEIEPENPSNYVMLSNIYGDLGRWKDMARLKLAVKETGFRKPPGCSSIELADGVVEFFSLDERHPDKDTIYDVLKGLVKLLKSSGYVPDLMELESGT
- the LOC116200659 gene encoding probable receptor-like protein kinase At1g49730 isoform X5 produces the protein MMRLCSIAALIHCPVSFVRRFSYKDIKKATDGFCRIIYSSAHGAAYKAKFRDGELALVKEIKDFEQTKDVFYREVQLLGRLHHRHLLPLIGFSMEQKSLLVFENIENGSLKDHLNDPLRTPLNWKTRRQIAVGVAAALVSRQCIYIGTHEYLLLFNDPPIYHVSISSSNIMLDEDFTAKLSDVGFLGSSGNSTNAPHTKCSEDRTGSQCNNIIFQLGVLILELITGQSSEEGGFDLIQWVQENRLGGSVHNLIDPDLGSDYSSRELENLLDVARACIRSRDKPVFSAAKLLRYLQKKIDTPT
- the LOC116200659 gene encoding probable receptor-like protein kinase At1g49730 isoform X2, whose amino-acid sequence is MILNFGAPSAIVWRCLHCGSFSKHLELRSEFYREVANLLIVSSTAGPVSFVRRFSYKDIKKATDGFCRIIYSSAHGAAYKAKFRDGELALVKEIKDFEQTKDVFYREVQLLGRLHHRHLLPLIGFSMEQKSLLVFENIENGSLKDHLNDPLRTPLNWKTRRQIAVGVAAALEYLLLFNDPPIYHVSISSSNIMLDEDFTAKLSDVGFLGSSGNSTNAPHTKCSEDRTGSQCNNIIFQLGVLILELITGQSSEEGGFDLIQWVQENRLGGSVHNLIDPDLGSDYSSRELENLLDVARACIRSRDKPVFSAAKLLRYLQKKIDTPT
- the LOC116200659 gene encoding probable receptor-like protein kinase At1g49730 isoform X3, whose protein sequence is MAAFIADADNGVDRLIRKIHSCLHRSPPPGPVSFVRRFSYKDIKKATDGFCRIIYSSAHGAAYKAKFRDGELALVKEIKDFEQTKDVFYREVQLLGRLHHRHLLPLIGFSMEQKSLLVFENIENGSLKDHLNDPLRTPLNWKTRRQIAVGVAAALVSRQCIYIGTHEYLLLFNDPPIYHVSISSSNIMLDEDFTAKLSDVGFLGSSGNSTNAPHTKCSEDRTGSQCNNIIFQLGVLILELITGQSSEEGGFDLIQWVQENRLGGSVHNLIDPDLGSDYSSRELENLLDVARACIRSRDKPVFSAAKLLRYLQKKIDTPT
- the LOC116200659 gene encoding probable receptor-like protein kinase At1g49730 isoform X4 — protein: MAAFIADADNGVDRLIRKIHSCLHRSPPPGPVSFVRRFSYKDIKKATDGFCRIIYSSAHGAAYKAKFRDGELALVKEIKDFEQTKDVFYREVQLLGRLHHRHLLPLIGFSMEQKSLLVFENIENGSLKDHLNDPLRTPLNWKTRRQIAVGVAAALEYLLLFNDPPIYHVSISSSNIMLDEDFTAKLSDVGFLGSSGNSTNAPHTKCSEDRTGSQCNNIIFQLGVLILELITGQSSEEGGFDLIQWVQENRLGGSVHNLIDPDLGSDYSSRELENLLDVARACIRSRDKPVFSAAKLLRYLQKKIDTPT
- the LOC116200659 gene encoding probable receptor-like protein kinase At1g49730 isoform X1; the protein is MILNFGAPSAIVWRCLHCGSFSKHLELRSEFYREVANLLIVSSTAGPVSFVRRFSYKDIKKATDGFCRIIYSSAHGAAYKAKFRDGELALVKEIKDFEQTKDVFYREVQLLGRLHHRHLLPLIGFSMEQKSLLVFENIENGSLKDHLNDPLRTPLNWKTRRQIAVGVAAALVSRQCIYIGTHEYLLLFNDPPIYHVSISSSNIMLDEDFTAKLSDVGFLGSSGNSTNAPHTKCSEDRTGSQCNNIIFQLGVLILELITGQSSEEGGFDLIQWVQENRLGGSVHNLIDPDLGSDYSSRELENLLDVARACIRSRDKPVFSAAKLLRYLQKKIDTPT